The following nucleotide sequence is from bacterium.
ACGAACGATCCACTTCCCTATCACCTTGACTCAGCACACGTTTGTAAATATTGTGATCTTCAATGCGAGGTCACAGACTGGGCAGATGATGAGCAGGCCATTCGTATCGAACTTTACGAGCTGGTCGAGTTATGGTACTCTTTCAATTTCTGGAAACGTTGTTTTTCCCGGTCATACAGCATACAATTCGGTTGTACTTGTCTTTACCCGGGGGACACAAGGTTACGCTATATATCGTGTAGCGCTCTGCAATTCCGGATTAACCACATTTACTGTAAATTCGCTTCGTGGACAACAAGACTATTTTATTGTCGCAGTTAACGATTACAATTGTGATGGACAGCTTGGTCAGACAGACCCAACGGGATGGTGCGACACGAATGGTGACTACGAAGCTGATCCGATCGCAGTTGACAATAGTAACATCTCGAACATCACAATTTCAATACACCAAAGACTCTCTTTCACGGTTTTAGAGCGTTTAAGTTCCGTGCGAACAGCAATGGCGACGGTTGATTCCAATGCGACGATCAGAGGAATTTGGGGTGGAGAAGATATACAGCACGCTACCGGACGATGCACAGAGTGGCAATACAACTGCTATTCACCAAGATATAATATGATGTTCTGTGTTCGCGCGGAATCCTATCGGTGTACAATTGATACAACAGATCACACGAACCAAGGTGGAAATCCGAACTATTCGTTGTCTACAAACTGCATCGATTCTGATAGTGCATTTCGGGTAGCTGAACGAGCAGGTGGGGCATGGGTTCGAACTCAATACCCAATTTCTGACGTTGTAATCGCTTCAGGTGCAAATGACCCCGCTCCGCATCAATTTAATTACCATGTATGTTATAATGATAACTCAAGCCAATTTAATAACTATTTTCAAGTAAATGTCGACATGTTTACCGGACAAGTTGCCGATACAATCTGGAGTCGAGGGGTTTCGGTGAGGTTGGATGAGGCGGTTCCAACTATGTTCTCGTTTGGGTCAGTTTATCCTAATCCCTTCAACTCTTCAACCACGATTTCCTATGCAATTCCAAAATCGAGCAATGTCGAGTTAAAGCTATTCGATCTTACAGGACGGGAAGTGAGAACGATATATTCAAATCAGAATCAAGCGTCAGGTTCGTATCGATTATCATTTGATGGAAAAGAGTTAGCCACTGGTACTTATTTTATACGCTTGCAAGCAGGTAGGCAAGCACAGTTTCAGAAGATTGTTCTTCTGAAGTAGCGGACTTGCTATTGAACAGAATTCACAGAATTAGCCGAATGCAAGTACCGTCTCTAACAAGAAAGGTGTTAAACATGAGAAGGCGCAACGAGATTTTTCACCAGGAAAGAAATGCCCTCGTTTGTTTGCTGCATTGTTCCATTGT
It contains:
- a CDS encoding T9SS type A sorting domain-containing protein is translated as MCRFCFIVAMVLLTASSSFGQLTVTAISPASDAVNVTTTSIDITFSAPLDTTYRTPDNIPVGIMFLIGEVGEEGPTLPTSWSFSPDLRTIHFPITLTQHTFVNIVIFNARSQTGQMMSRPFVSNFTSWSSYGTLSISGNVVFPGHTAYNSVVLVFTRGTQGYAIYRVALCNSGLTTFTVNSLRGQQDYFIVAVNDYNCDGQLGQTDPTGWCDTNGDYEADPIAVDNSNISNITISIHQRLSFTVLERLSSVRTAMATVDSNATIRGIWGGEDIQHATGRCTEWQYNCYSPRYNMMFCVRAESYRCTIDTTDHTNQGGNPNYSLSTNCIDSDSAFRVAERAGGAWVRTQYPISDVVIASGANDPAPHQFNYHVCYNDNSSQFNNYFQVNVDMFTGQVADTIWSRGVSVRLDEAVPTMFSFGSVYPNPFNSSTTISYAIPKSSNVELKLFDLTGREVRTIYSNQNQASGSYRLSFDGKELATGTYFIRLQAGRQAQFQKIVLLK